The Cannabis sativa cultivar Pink pepper isolate KNU-18-1 chromosome 8, ASM2916894v1, whole genome shotgun sequence genomic interval atatatCATCAGGATAAAACATTTTCTCttgttataatttattttattccattttgaaaataaaagtgaAGATCGATAACAAGTGTTGTAATTTCCTGATACAAATCTCAGATATAGCAATAATAAACTGCGATAATAATAAAAACCCTCCAAAAACTGTGATAACAATATAAACTCTGTGATTACAAATTAATGCCATAACAACTTCCTTCtaaagaaacaaaacaaaattaattcacTATCATAATGGAGATCGAAATACTAACTACTAAAACTAATGCTAGCTACTTTACATATTAGATGTTAGGGGGAGGATTGAAAAAAGTAAACAGTAGGTACGTAGTGTGTGAGAGAGTTTTAAAATTAAGGAACTGGGTATGACTTGTTTTTACACATGCATTTGTAGGCCATAGGACAAGTCTCGGCCTCAGCGAGAGAAGCACAAACGAAGCTGACCATTACCAATCTACATGGGGAGCATGATCCACACGCATGAGAACAATCTGGCAATCTCGAACCTGCTACTTTAATCTCTGTCTCTGGTATTACTCGCTTCATTAGTACTACTACCTCTTCATTTTTATAATCCTCTCCTCcacctaattaatttattacaaaaccccaaaaatcaattagtaatttatatatatatatatatatatatatgaatgtaaatggaaaacgaaaaaaaagtgtatatatATCGGCATACCTGCTATGTTCCTAATGGACATGGAGGCCGGGACTGAGAGcacaaatatgaaaactacaGCCACACAAATAATGTTGCCCTTCATGGCTTATAATATAATCTATAAACCCTTCTTTCTCTTTGTTATTGACTTATTGTACAAATTAAAGAAATCCCAGTGTAAGCCAACGAAAGAATATTTATTTGTACGGCGAGATCGTTTGTGATAAAGTTGGAGAAAGTAGGAGAATATATATAAAGGGGAGAAGAGTGCCACGTATACTGATACACTCAAATATACATGAGGTACAGTATGtaatcaatatatattattaacagAATCACAGGCAAGAGTATGTGATGATGGAGAAGGGTGTGAGAGAAGAAGAGATCACATGAAAGAGAGGGTTTGGGGAAAGAAAAACTCTGAGAAGTCACAGGACTAATAGAGTTTGATATTGTGGTTTCATGAGAGAAATTTAAGGTGCTATTGGTAGACGAATTGGCCGAAGTTGGAATATAATTTTACAGTATTAAAAAGTGTTTTCTTTAACGTGAAGCTCTGACCCTTAATGGCTTggctctcctctctctctctgcattgATGATACTAAGTATAAATGCCAATtgggtttttaaatttttggtgtTGTTCGGAGAATTAATTGAATGAGATAATAAATTTGTTATCGAGGTCTGAGGACCTGGTCCTCATTTATGTGACTGCCATTAATATATTTCTGGTTTCATCAATTTTATTGAGTAAAAAGCTGGGTTAAACTGTACTCATACAGTTCCTTTCAGAGGAAAAAAATGGAGTACTAGAGTGTGGTACAATTTGGTATCATGCAAACAAATAGAAACCATGAAAATATCAGCATGTTATTAGGCAATAGGCATGACTATTGACTAGTGTCCAAGGCTATAGGATGaggtgacattttttttttaaaaaaatattattaaataaatatatttgaggACTTATATTCAAAATGCTAACACTATGTTTGGTAGTGGAAGGAGAAGGGCCGAAGAAAAAGAGATTTAGGGATAGGCGAAATTATTTCTTTggcaaaaggaaaaagaaaggaCTGCACTATACCAAATGTTATTTTTGTCAACATAATTCCCTACTAAAAATTATTGTGCATTTCGCAAATTGTATTGATAAAAATATCAAAGTTTTACCAACACATAATTGTGTTGGCAAAATCTATTTTTACCAGCGCAACTTATATTTACGTTGGCATAACAAGCCTTGTAAACATTCTCCTCTTGATACTTTTTACTAACGCAAAAGTGTattggtaaaaataatttttgccaCCGCAAATGTATAATGTGCTAGCAAAAGTCACTTTTATTAACGCATCTTGCGAACTGCGCTGGTAAAAGgtcataattttacataaataatttttaatattttttttttgaatttttgtttaattttatatttttttttactatttagtatcatataaaattattttaatataaaaaataaaattatttttaataaatttgtaattgttaataactatttattattataagaataaataacattcttatttttttatcgtaaaaaaagaaattgttgacaTTGAATTTGATCAACTAATAGTGAAGTCTTCTTTGTTACTTTCTTTGTTACTGATAATCACCACGTATAAATTGTAATAGTCAATAATAAAAGTGACACAACAATTTATAGAGATTTGACCCCTTGTTTAGCAGGTAATGACTTACGTTCTTTTTTGTTGTATTAATTATGGAGATAATATCACGCAGATTATAGGCTTAAACCTTGTAATTTTTAACTATAGCTCTCTTGAATAGTATAGTAGTGAGAACTGAGCATTACAAATTCAAAACAAGTGAGATTTAAAGGACCATAGACTAAGTGTCTAATAAAGAAGCGAGAAGGCGTGAGGGAGAGAAGCTCAGGGCGTGGGGCTAATTGAAAGACTTAGGGGGCGTTTGGTATGAGGTGTTTAAAATAATCTGATTATAGGGAATATtatgaaggagaatatgattataGGAAAATGTGTAAATTGTGTTTGGCTGTGTAGGGTAATATGTAATCATATTACTGTTAATTAAATTACACTGTTTGGTTGAGTACAGgaatcttatatatattattttgaaaaattaaaataaaaatatttttttattatatctatttaatgttaattacatataaaaataaaatagttatttattaaagaaatatatttattaattagtaaacattaaatttattgtattttctattaattaaaatgatcatttctatatattttatcactatgttatttatttttgttcgaTATGTTATTTATGTACATCATCCgcataaattttttgtataataaatatgtatatgtgattgctaataatttaaaataactcagttaaaaaaaattgatctcACAGactaaatttatatatcataatattttatttataataaatgataatattattaatatttaaatttatttattaatttaaa includes:
- the LOC115701023 gene encoding protein EPIDERMAL PATTERNING FACTOR 1 produces the protein MKGNIICVAVVFIFVLSVPASMSIRNIAGGGEDYKNEEVVVLMKRVIPETEIKVAGSRLPDCSHACGSCSPCRLVMVSFVCASLAEAETCPMAYKCMCKNKSYPVP